GTATATTTACTATATAGACAAAGATTATATCCTCAGACAGACCACTTTTTCAGATTTGACCAAGTCAAAGAAGGTCTATGATTGTTCCTCCGGGTGGGTTATTCGACTATTTAATGATGAAAATAACACGCCGCGGCTTTATTTTCACACAGAAGGGGCCTCCATGGGAAGTCCCCATCAATTCCTTTTAAACACGGACGGCAGTATGAAAGAACTTAACAGGGACTATGCCGGGGAAGTGTTTTCCGCAGGAGGAAGAGATTTTGCTTTCACCGAATTAAAGTTTGGCCCGGACTATTTGGAGATGAAAAATGATCAAGGTGCATATGCCACACTGGGGGGAAGAGATAACCAATACAAATACCGAAGCGAAATGAATGGCTTTAATGGCAGGCATGGGGTCTACCTCTTAGGAGACGAGCTTTACCTTCTGGGACAGCCAGCGGGAACGGAGGGGCAAACCGCTGTGTACCGGATAAATATGAAGACGGATGAGGCTGTAAGCATAACCGAACCGGCTTATGGCTTACAGATCGAGGGTAATTACCTGTATTATAATACAGGTAAAGAAATCCGCAAGCGAAATCTGCAAGATGGTACGGAAACCTCCATGTATAACTTTTTTGGTTCAGCCACCGACTCGGCTGATGATTTCGCCGTGCTAAACGGTAACTTATACCTGATAAAGCGGTGGTCTCTTTTTGCAGCGGTCGACAGTACGGGGAAAGAGGTTCGTGAAGGGGAAAAAGATGTTGTCTCCTGCTCCGATATGGCCCTGCGCGGCGACGAGGGGAATCCGTATCTAGTTTGCCAGATTGGAAAGACGGATACGGAAAAGAACACCAGCAGCCAGTGGTTGCGCGTTTATGACAAAGACGGCAAAGTTGTCCTGGAGCGAGAGGGCGAAATCGACACCGACTCGGTTTCCATCGAAGGGGATAAAATCTGTTATTATAATAAAACCACCAAGCAAATCAACGTGGAAAAAATAAAGTAAAGAGCGGACATTCAGTCCGTAAGAAAAAACAGAGCTTCTGAGGCTGCATCGGCAGTACCAGGAGCTCTGTTTTTTTACGCCCAATCGAACAGGCTTAGCTGGGTATCTGTTTGCTTTTCTTCAAACAAACTTAAATATTCAAAGATTTTCGCATTGTCATGAACAAGATGATTTTTCTCACATTTTTCATGATATAAAGCCATCAGCTTGGCATGGTTAGGACTGTTCAGCACGTATTGATTGCCGTAAATCTTTTGATATTTTTCTTTCATATGAGGAAATAAACGGTCTAGCTGTCTGTAAAAGTATTCTCGATTCCCCTCCCGAAGGGTCACGCCCATGCCAAAACAAATTACACCATAGACCTTTGCTTCTGCGCAATCCTCTAAAATAGCGGAGATGTTCTCTTCGGTATCATTGATAAATGGGAGTATAGGGCTTAGCCAGACGACAGTTGGTATGCCTGCATCACGCATTTTCTTTAAGACTTCAACCCGTTCTTTTGTGGTACTGACATGGGGCTCAAGCTTCTTGCATAACTCCTCATCATAGGTGGTCAAGGTCATTTGTATTACACATTTTGTTTTCTCGTTTATCTTTTTTAACAAGTCGATATCATCCAAAACGTGATTGGATTTGGTTATGAGCGTAAAGCCAAATCCATATTGGCGGGCTAAGGACAGAGCCTTTCTGACATTTCTAATTTTTCTTTCCAGGGGAATATAGGGATCGGTCATAGAGCCTGTGCCAAGCATACACTTTTTTCGTTTGTGCTTCAGGACATTTTCCAATAACTCGATGGCATTTTCTTTGACTTCGATATCTTCAAAATCATGGTCCATATGGTAGCAGTTGCTTCTTGAATCGCAGTATATACACCCATGAGAGCAGCCACGGTATAAGTTCATGCCATTTCTAGCAGATAAAATCCCCTTTGCCTTGACATAATGCATAACTTAGCCTCAGCCTACCAGGCTCTTGCCATTCATTTCGTCCGGTATGGCGATGCCCATCAAATCTAGCAAGGTTGGGGCGATATCTGCCAGGATGCCGTCGTCTTTCAGCTGGACCGGTTCTTTGGCGATGTGCACCAGAGGGACATCGTTAAGCGAATGGGAAGTAACCACTGCACCGCTTTCATCCAGCATGCAGTCTGCATTTCCGTGATCAGCGGTGAGCAAAATCTGGCCGCCTTTAGCCAAGACCGCTTCGGTCACCTGCCCAACACATTT
The genomic region above belongs to Aminipila butyrica and contains:
- a CDS encoding SPL family radical SAM protein — protein: MHYVKAKGILSARNGMNLYRGCSHGCIYCDSRSNCYHMDHDFEDIEVKENAIELLENVLKHKRKKCMLGTGSMTDPYIPLERKIRNVRKALSLARQYGFGFTLITKSNHVLDDIDLLKKINEKTKCVIQMTLTTYDEELCKKLEPHVSTTKERVEVLKKMRDAGIPTVVWLSPILPFINDTEENISAILEDCAEAKVYGVICFGMGVTLREGNREYFYRQLDRLFPHMKEKYQKIYGNQYVLNSPNHAKLMALYHEKCEKNHLVHDNAKIFEYLSLFEEKQTDTQLSLFDWA
- a CDS encoding copper amine oxidase N-terminal domain-containing protein — protein: MRRRIAAAFLAVFMVLTFPAGMLGNERVAYGAEKTEIKVIISGTALAFSQEDGMGVPFIDSTGRTQVPVRKVLEKIGATVAFETDAGSGEKNIILSKDEVSIKLTAGSLLMRVNTDIVYQMDTSPQIVEGRTYMPLRAVLEVLGYNVAWENTSKTIGIERNPAGPVAPVAVSLGAVTPVGQFTLPADQSPEEDGFEVLVNHGYIYYIDKDYILRQTTFSDLTKSKKVYDCSSGWVIRLFNDENNTPRLYFHTEGASMGSPHQFLLNTDGSMKELNRDYAGEVFSAGGRDFAFTELKFGPDYLEMKNDQGAYATLGGRDNQYKYRSEMNGFNGRHGVYLLGDELYLLGQPAGTEGQTAVYRINMKTDEAVSITEPAYGLQIEGNYLYYNTGKEIRKRNLQDGTETSMYNFFGSATDSADDFAVLNGNLYLIKRWSLFAAVDSTGKEVREGEKDVVSCSDMALRGDEGNPYLVCQIGKTDTEKNTSSQWLRVYDKDGKVVLEREGEIDTDSVSIEGDKICYYNKTTKQINVEKIK